A region from the Hypericibacter adhaerens genome encodes:
- a CDS encoding MetQ/NlpA family ABC transporter substrate-binding protein has protein sequence MTSRISTSRRRALLGALFAAAALTLGGLPAHATDHLKVGIMSGPEEEILAVVKQVAAKEGLDLELVTFSDYVLPNEALNSGELDANAFQHVPYLENQIKTRGYKIVAIGNTIVTPIGAYSHKVKSLEELPDGAKIGIPNDPTNGGRALLLFQAKGLIKLRDGVGLLPTPLDVTENPKHLSFVELDAAQLARALDDVDAAVINTNYALEAGLDPVKDAIAIEARENNPYANVIAVRASDKDNPVFQKLVRAYESPEVAKFLEERFKGSTLAAW, from the coding sequence ATGACGTCTCGCATTTCGACATCGCGGCGCCGGGCCCTCCTCGGGGCCCTGTTCGCCGCTGCCGCCCTGACCCTGGGCGGATTGCCGGCCCATGCCACGGATCACCTCAAGGTCGGGATCATGAGCGGCCCCGAGGAGGAGATCCTCGCCGTGGTGAAGCAGGTCGCGGCCAAGGAAGGGCTCGATCTCGAGCTGGTGACCTTCAGCGACTATGTGCTGCCGAACGAGGCGCTCAACTCGGGCGAGCTCGACGCCAACGCCTTCCAGCATGTTCCCTATCTGGAGAACCAGATCAAGACGCGCGGCTACAAGATCGTCGCCATCGGCAACACCATCGTGACGCCGATCGGCGCCTATTCGCATAAAGTGAAGAGCCTCGAGGAGCTGCCGGACGGCGCCAAGATCGGCATCCCGAACGACCCGACCAATGGCGGCCGGGCGCTGCTGCTGTTCCAGGCCAAGGGGCTGATCAAGCTGCGCGACGGCGTCGGCCTGCTGCCGACCCCGCTCGACGTGACCGAAAACCCGAAGCATCTGAGCTTCGTCGAGCTCGACGCGGCCCAGCTCGCCCGCGCGCTCGACGATGTCGACGCGGCCGTGATCAACACCAACTACGCGCTCGAGGCCGGCCTCGACCCGGTCAAGGACGCGATCGCCATCGAGGCGCGGGAGAACAACCCCTACGCCAACGTGATCGCCGTGCGTGCTTCCGACAAGGACAACCCGGTCTTCCAGAAGCTGG